From the genome of Verrucomicrobiota bacterium:
GAGACTCCTGATCCAACCGACAAGCTTATCAACAACCCAACCAACAGCCATACCAATGGCACGACCAATTGCTGCACCAATAGTTGCTACTCCAAAGATACTGCCAACAGCAGCACCCCCAGCGGCAAACACCTTTTCGATAGCAGCCTTCACTTGGACTTTTACCTTATCGTAAATAGAACCAATGAACTTAGCTAAGCCGCCAAAGTCTTTCTCAGCAAGGATAAAGGTCACACCATACTTTTTAGGCCAGTGATTGCCCTCACGAAGACTAAAATAGTGAAACTGCCAATCAGAATAGTTCTTCTCTTTGCCATCATGGAAACCATCCCCGATGAAGTGTTCCCCAATCTTTTTGACATCACCAGTCTCATCAGTTGAGATCCCTGCAAGTGCGATTGAATCATCGAATGGCCATTCCCAATCAGTTTCATCCTCACACTTGATTTTACGAATGTAGAGCCCTAACTTATCGGTGGTTGATTGTGCCTGAAAATTGTCATCAGGACCGTCAACAACACTGTAGAGATCGCCTTCATGGACCTCACCCCAGACTTCGCTGAAGCGTTCCATATTGAGAACACCTGAATCTACTGCTCTCACCTCAGAAGCTTGCATTTTGGATTGCAAGTCTTCCAAATTAACAGGAAGGCTTTCTGCAGGAATCAGTAAACCACCATCCGTTGGAGAAAACTCCGAGATAGGAACAGAAAGTTGAGGTGTGGTTAACCCCAGCAATTCGTAGTTAACTTGGAGCGTAGGTAATTCATCGCTGAGCTGAGTGAAGCCTCGGTCAAGAGCAACCTCTGCTGGCAACTCTCCATAACGCCCAAACACGCTTTCACGAAGCTTAACAGGAGCATTGATTAGCTCAAGAGCCTTAAGCTTAGCAGGACCAGATAGCTCCTCTTTTACAGACTGAAGAGCAGTCTGAAAATCGCCTTCCAATGTACCTGCTTGAAGCTCGGCATCGGGATTAGCTGCAGCAACCGCTAGAGAGTATTTAGCAGCATTGAAAACATCCTCCATAACCTTCAGCAATTCCCCATCTGGTGCCTCAGCTGAAGGAGATTCCGTATTGGTTGGTTTAATATTCAATACCCCTGGATTAAGGATATCTAGTTGTATCTCTGGTGTCGTGGGCATTTAAGATGCTCCTTAAGTTCAACACCCTCAATATATTTCTATCTAACGAGTTTCACAGTACCCTCATGAGGAGACTATTATTCAGACAAGATCTAATGGGACGTTGAGCCTCTAATAATTATTTTCCTATAAAAAACCTATACATAAAGGCGTTCTATAAGCTCTTCCACAGAATGAGAAAACCTCGACTCCATAGAGTCGAGGTCGGATTTAATTTTACTTACAAGAGGTACACAGGCAAAACAATGAACTTATTCCGCATGAACATGTGGACGATCAAACCTCATCACACTCTGCTCCGAGTTACTTGAATACTCAGAGAAGCTGTTTGATAGATTTGACCAGCCAGAACTCACGCCTTCTGATGTATTTTCATATTTCAGCACTCCAAAAGGCTGAAATCCAAGGATTTGGGCTTCACCGATAGCAGATAAATCAGAACTGAGAAAAACAAATTGCCAGTCATCCTCATCTTGCTTCTCATCAATCATTGACTCAATTTCAGTTTTAGTAAACTCAAAACTAGAGTTTTCACGACCATCAGTAATAATAGCCATTACGACTTTCTCAGGCCGCTCATCTTCACTCAAAGCATCTAAATCTGCCTCTAAATCATTGATACTTCTACCAATTGCATCAAGAAGTGGAGTACCACCTCGTGGGACAAAATCATTCCGATCCAAATCAGAAACACCTGCTAAGTCCTGAAAATCATAAATAACCTCATAGGAATCAGAGGAATCAAATTGAACGAAGGAAAGCGTAGCATCTGTTGAGTTATCCCTTTGATCATCCAGAAATTGATTAAAACCTCCAATTGTATCTTCCCTGATCGAGTCCATAGAACCGGAACGATCCAGAAGAATACTGATGTGAGTAGAGTTTGTTGGCGAATCTTTTTTTTCAGAAACGTTATGTGCAAAGACAGCATTACTAGCCGAGGCAGTAAATACAGCAGCTACTAGAAAGCTTTTCAGAATAGACTTATGGTTTGTGGTAAAGAAAGAAGATTGCATTGTCTTAGTCCTCTAATATTTGACAAAAAGTACTAAAAAACTCACAAGTGAAAGCAAGGCATTCTCTAGATAGGCGCAGAAAGGCAAAAATCTTTAAAGCCTTTGGCTTGAAGTGGTTCTAATGGCTGTATACCCTGCCTCGATCACCTAGCTGTTGCTCCAAAAGGAGTGGTGAATGAGGAATCACAGTACTGCTACCAGCTAAGCCAGGTACAGGTGATTCGAGCATAGCTGAGCCGTTACCTGCTACTGAACCAGCAACATTACCCGCGTGATATCCAAACTCTGCAAAGTTCATAGCATCCTCGTGCGAGAAACCCAAAAAGGTATCTAAGCCGTAAAGACCTGAAGCCAAAGGTGAACCATTCAGAATCTCGGCTTCTCGAATAATGTTCCTTGGTGGTGGACCCATGTTTTCAGGGCGTAGCGTCGAAATAGTTGGGGAATCATCAAGAGTAAAATCTGGAACCATATTGCCACGGTCATCAAGAGTAAATCCATATTGTTCCATTGAACACATTGGGCCATCTTGATATACCTGCGCATCTGGGCCACACATCAAAGATGAGTCATTCGCTTGGGCCACAACAGGAATAAATGTAGTGCCAACTGCCAGCAGTAAAAGAGCGAGCTTATTCTTCATGGTCAATCACTCCTTCGTGAAATACGTGAAAACAAAACAAAGAAAAATTGAAAACAAAAGCTGCAGATTCTTTTCTAAAAAGAAGAGAAAATTAGTTACGAAGTGACTTCACTCACCACATCATCTGAAGCAACCTCTTGAGTGACTGGTTCTAATTGAGACCAGGCAACGCGTCCGTCTTCTGTTGGTGTAAGCACCAGTGGGGCATCAAGTTGAAGTGTCTGACGGCTACCTGGCAGAACCTGAACGGCAATCGCAACTTCAGGTGAGGGATCATTGATAAGGTGCTGAGCTGCCGTTCCTAATGCAAAGCCAATAATAGGCCCCATCATGTCACCATCACCAGCGATTAATCGTCCTACTCCTGAACCCAGAACAGGTAAGTAGCTATTGTTATTCATGCCTTGGCGGAATCGAGCATCTTGATAAATTGAAACACCCCCCATATCAACTGAGGAGGTTTCAATAGGCACAAATTGACCGCCAATATTAATGGCAGTAGCTGTCAGGTTAATATTGCTTTCATCCGCTGTAAGTTGAATTTGTACGTCAGCGCCAGTGCGGCCAACAGGATTACCTTCAGTATCCAGGAGTTCATGAGCCAAAGGTAACGTAATATTCTTAGAGCCACCTTCCATCATCTCAATAATCTCCTGGTGCGGAAACACTAAAGTAAGCGCAGATGACTCTGAAACAACTGACAAAGGAGTAACAGACAAAGAAGGAGAGTTCTCAGCCTTAACTGGAAGAGATAAAAAACCACAAAAGAGAACAGCTGCACCTGCACCAATTGCAGGGAGTGTGACAGAATTATTGATCATTGGAAAAACCTCATATTCTTAAAAGGAAGGGCTCAGGCTAAACAAATCCTCAAATTGTCGCCTGAACCGTAAACTAGAAAGGCAGGACTTACTGTTGAGGAGTTAGGCCAAAGCGACTAAAATCGAGTAGGTTCGACAGAAGAAAACTATCTCGCTGCATCTGAATTTGTTCCATTCCTAGCCTTTCCTGGCTCTCAATAGCCTGTACATATGTGGCTTGTTGATCTTGATTGATCTGAATACGGGCATTCGCATCAATTTCAGCTCGTTCTGTCAGGCCATTTTCAGAAGTTTGAGTATTGATGATAGATTCATTGGAAACCATATTCTGAATAGCCATCATAGTGTTTCCTTCAGTAACAGCAGTACAGTTGCCATCATTAGAAAGAAGCTGATCTAGAGTGAGTTGATACGTAGTGGCATTGGTTTGATCACGATCATAAGTTTCATGAGTCTGACTATTTGCGCTCGATTGATGATGATCCTCACGGCGTAAACCTCCGCCACCACCAAGGCTTATTGGACCAAAGCCAATCTTTCCGTTACCACTCGAATCACGAATACGGCTAGAGCTATCAGCTGATTGTTCACCAGTA
Proteins encoded in this window:
- a CDS encoding glycine zipper family protein; amino-acid sequence: MPTTPEIQLDILNPGVLNIKPTNTESPSAEAPDGELLKVMEDVFNAAKYSLAVAAANPDAELQAGTLEGDFQTALQSVKEELSGPAKLKALELINAPVKLRESVFGRYGELPAEVALDRGFTQLSDELPTLQVNYELLGLTTPQLSVPISEFSPTDGGLLIPAESLPVNLEDLQSKMQASEVRAVDSGVLNMERFSEVWGEVHEGDLYSVVDGPDDNFQAQSTTDKLGLYIRKIKCEDETDWEWPFDDSIALAGISTDETGDVKKIGEHFIGDGFHDGKEKNYSDWQFHYFSLREGNHWPKKYGVTFILAEKDFGGLAKFIGSIYDKVKVQVKAAIEKVFAAGGAAVGSIFGVATIGAAIGRAIGMAVGWVVDKLVGWIRSL
- a CDS encoding vWA domain-containing protein translates to MQSSFFTTNHKSILKSFLVAAVFTASASNAVFAHNVSEKKDSPTNSTHISILLDRSGSMDSIREDTIGGFNQFLDDQRDNSTDATLSFVQFDSSDSYEVIYDFQDLAGVSDLDRNDFVPRGGTPLLDAIGRSINDLEADLDALSEDERPEKVVMAIITDGRENSSFEFTKTEIESMIDEKQDEDDWQFVFLSSDLSAIGEAQILGFQPFGVLKYENTSEGVSSGWSNLSNSFSEYSSNSEQSVMRFDRPHVHAE